The sequence below is a genomic window from Gossypium hirsutum isolate 1008001.06 chromosome A11, Gossypium_hirsutum_v2.1, whole genome shotgun sequence.
ACTCCCAATTTCATCCAACAATTATTCCACCATCCAccatctcttttttttaattattatttggtaGCATTTATTTTCGAGAttcataataaataaatcatatacaaTCCAGTGGGGTTGTGTTGAGAGTTTTGTCAGGCAAAACCAGCAAGTGTCCGTAAAGGCAAGAAATGTCAGATAAACATCTCAGCCGGTTGTCGGGATACATTTCCTACCTAAACCCCAAATGCTTCATCATATTTTacaacaaacaaaaataattgaaattttttagatAAATACATGTAACGTGTcgcatattaatttatttttatatttaatatataaaaattaatttgtctatttttaagTAAAGAGAGTAAAATATAATATGACAGGTATGTTAGAGATAAAAGAAAGGCATGGATGGTTTAATCCAACtttgaagttttttttctttggccATTAATGAAACAAAGATGGGGGGATAATAGGGGCATGGTGTAGTGATTGTGACACCATTTTGAGTTTGCCTCAATTAATCCGCCACTGCCATAACCCAAAATCTGAAAGCTGATCCCACCACAGGCTTTAGCTGAAAATGGATATGTACATGTTGCTCCCTGTCTCCTCCCATATATGTTACTATTATGTACCATGTTACAGCACCTGCTAAACCATTTAATGggtttggattaaattgaaaaaagaaaaagaataagagGACATCATGTGCAAAGGAATATTATTGAGCCCCTGGATTTTGCTAAGTGGAGAGGTGCGTAGGTTAGCTAGGACAAATGTCTGGTGTGCTTGTGTTGGTAGTGATGGTGAAGGATAGCCTCCCACGTCGTGGCTCACACAATTTATTGTaacctttattttattgtttagcTTCCCCTCAATAAACCCCTATACTTTTTCCAAAATAGAAAACCTATCAAAAGTATAGatcaaatcataaaaaatatttaatattaaatattcaatcCATCCTTAATTCTTAACATAAATAGAATAAACTGATTTAAccattgaaatatttaaaattactcaTAATTCTTTCTCAATTTATAAATAGGAGGGTAATGCACTTCAGCGCACTTAAACATAtaccttcctgcattgacaacaatactcataTCAATTAAactaagactaaattgacatctttatatatctttaaattgaaaaaaaaatggccACTCCCAATCAAATGGTTCGAGGAATTTCATTATATTAATCGGGCATCTACTGTGGCCTGGGATTGAATTGAAACattaaaagaaaatcataaatttaataGGATAAATATGGATATTTGAATTGGTCCTACTTTTGTTGTTTACTTCCTTACCTGGTTGGCTGCAACTGCTGCCTCCATCGACCCCACACCATGCCCACTGCCACCCTCGGTCCAGGCCAGGGCGTATTTTTAAGCATCCTCTTTAAGCTATTGGTCCCTTTACAAATATAAATCTTTTTTATAGTTAAGTAAAAATATTAGGGAGACTCTTtaattatgagttaaattatattttacttcttatatacattaaaatttagtctttatgATATATATGTAGCACATCACGCGTCACTATTTAGTTATTCTATTAGTCACGTTAGTTataacagtaaaaataaatagaattttaatagagaggatcaatttaatttttaatataatgtatAGAGATTAATTTAAAAGGAACAAAATTTAATCTAACTTCTAATACAGGGATATTTTTGTAACTTTACCGTTACCATACTCTCTTGACACTGACTgagttctattttatttattttgcccAATGGCTCGGCTGGGCCCTCGTACCTCTGCCACAGCCTTGTAACGCCATGCCATTGCTTATTAAATCGTAACAACCCAGCAATTACCCATTCATTACtaagctttcatattttcttgcttttctttgttctttctcATGGCCAAAGTTTTAGACGACGCTGAGTCTTGGCGTCCGTCTCAGTTTTTAACCGACGATGAGTTTGGGTTCGGGCTTAATTCTCCGGTTGAGTCTGTGGTGGGTTCTACTGAAACAGACAGTGATGAAGAAGATTACCTGGCTGAGTTAACTCGTCGAATGGCCCACTCTACTCTGCGGAACAGCCATGCGTTTGCCTCTCAATACTCCAAGGTTGATTTAAACAACTTAACACAACTTCTCTGGTCAGTTATTAGGGATGGGTTctaatttcattttttgtttcggttttttaGGGATGGGTGTTGCCCAGTTCGCCTGAATCGACTCTATGTGCGTTAAGGAGCGGTTGTGGTTGCAAGCAAGGGTCTATTCATGGAAGCTTTAACTGTCAATCTCGAGTTTCATCGCCGCTGGGAAGGCGGGATTATGCGGCGGTGGCAGGGGAAGTGGCAAGCATGCGAGAGAATAGAGAATCATCGTACGGTGGATTCACCAACAGAAGTCTCTTGGGTCCACCGGCAAGAAAGTCCATTGATGTTTCTGGCTTTTACCCTTCTCACCAATCACTTTCTCAACACAATTTGCAGGCCAGTCAAGTAAAATAAACCTCAAAAACCAGCTTAAAATTGCCTTTTTTTCCCCTCCGCCATGGTATTAATGTGGGTGTTTCGTTTTTTAATTGCAGGTTCAACAATTGAAGCAACAACAGCTAATGAAACAACTGAAACATCAACATCAGTATCAGCAGAACTACAGCCATGTGTTCCAAAATAAAGGAAggaatagtaataataataggcCTTTGGGTATGTCTCCATCTGCATGGCCACCTCTACAGCCACAAAACGGTTCCGGTATGCGGGCTGTTTTCTTGGGGAATCCAAATGGTAAAAAGGAATGTACTGGAACTGGTGTTTTCCTGCCCCGTCATATTGGTAACCCTTCTGAATCCAACAAGAAACCAGGTACATACATACATGCCCATTTAGCCATTTCCTGTTTTTGTTCTTGTTTTAAATTTGTTGTCCCTTTGATAACATTTTGTTATTTTGGCAGCTTGTTCAACTGTTCTACTTCCAGCTAGAGTAGTTCAAGCCTTGAACTTGAACCTTGATGAGATTGGTGCTAGACCCAATCTTCATCCTGGGTTCAACACAAGTTTCACTGCTGATAatggtaataaaaaataaaaacaaatctttGGGCAAACTAgttttgattttcaaatttaaattacttTCTAGTTATGGGTTTTACTTATATTTGTAGATGCTGCTGCTTTGAAGCTTCGAAGTGGTGGGACTGGGAATGTCTTTTCAAGTAAGAAACAGCATAACTCAAGGCCTCAGCAAGGGATCAACCGTGAAGTCCAGTTACCACAAGATTGGACTTATTGACTCAACTTTGCATATGGTTGTTGACTATATTAGTATAGAAGACATATATAGGTTTTTAGGGTTAGGTTTAGATGAAAATCAATAATTTTCTAGTTTCCAGGaatgatgatgatatatatatatggggttGCAGCCAGATTTTGTTCATTACTTTGGGCTTAGGGAAAACCAGTTAAAGCTATAGGAAGGGGTTACTCTTTTTTAATCTGGGAATAAATATATCTTGTTGAAAGTGAAAATGTTAATGAAATGAACGAGGTTTTATTACAACATCCCCGTTTTTCATTTAATATCagaatattattattatacttttaAATGATTGATTTTGGTGAGGACTAGGTAAGGTAAAAAGGATAGTGATGGAGTCATGGAATcggtcgaccacttccgaggctATGCATCTTTAAACGCCGGTTCTATTGCGCGTATACGTGTGCTTTGGGGGCGGTTTGACGTGCCTTTAGTGGTGGTTGTGATGGTAGTGTGCATTACGTTACATGTTGTGGGGTTTTATTTGACTTGGTCCACAATATtacattgttttctttttatattgGGAAAATCCCCTTCCTATGTTCTTCATTAGTCACCCAttaaaatagtgagaatttactGAATTAACCTTTCATACTTATCATTGCATTTTGAGATTTATAAATTGTGTGGTTTTCGACTTATGAGGCAAAGGAAGTGAGTACAAAGTACATACATCATTTTCCTCatgtcaaatttttattattacaagTTAAGTTTGATTTGAGGGTTTCAGCAGTTACCACTTGAACTTCCTATGGTTGGGGTCCcctgttttttcttcttcttccacttGGGTTCAAAGCAAATGGCTAAACAATTTTTCCCTTCAAGTTAGACCACTCCTTTCCATTCGAAACCATTTATTATCCGAGTGTTGTTCATGTTTGGTTAACTTGCATTTTAAATTGGTTCTGGCTTCTGACATTCTGTAATCACCAAATGTTAGAACTAAGGGATGTTGTTGGGAGACATATGTAACACTTGCGCTCTGTTTCCTCAGACGGAACGACGAAGAACCAGATTGCATGGCCAGCTACGGCAGCTATGAAGATTCCAAGCTTGTAGGGACATGACAGAGATAATGGGTATGCAAGTAAAAAGCAAAGCAAATTCAGACAGGCCTGTATATGATCTCTGTCATGACCCTTTGAGCAAAATAAATAAGTAGTACACGGATGAAAACTATCAGTTTCCCCTTCTTGTCATGATATCTATTATTCAAAATTCTTGTCTTTAGAAGCTAGAAGCTGGATTTTTCaagatttatttattaatataatgataaaattatattttcattattcgataattttaaaatatatttgataagAGGAAGGAAGGCTAGATGATAATTGATTCACTTTTAGAATTCCTACATGCAATAATATGTGGTAGCATAGCATTGGGAAGAACATTATTCATCAACATGGAAAAAGGAAACCGACTTGGTTTTAGTACCCCAAACATTGAAATAATGCTTTGCTTGTCTAACCAtcggaaagaaaaaaaaaaagtggttTCACCTAAATGGCaattatataactttaataaaTGGATgcaataatgatgataataattataataaagcttataATTTTCAAACATCTTTCATTTTGGCTTTTTGTTTCTTGGActaaggaaagaaagaaaaaacatggTTCACTTATTAAAgttcataataattttattttgtaatttcaccgctacttgaatttttttttttccaaGTAAAACCCTAAAAGAGGTAAAAAGAAGTTGAATTGTATTTATccatttacttaaaaaaatgataaattaatatttgtatattaaaACAAATTAGTCTTtcctattaaaatttttatctatttttattgttaaaaattagcaTGATTAACAAATTTACATGATAATTACACTTAATATATTAGGTGTAACTCATTCTGATATAGAATGGATCCTCTCTCTCcttaattgttagttttagtaATGGAAAGGCTTGGGCATATGATTGAAGCAGCTACGGGAAGGGGGTCTTAGGAACCTTTGTTACTTTCTCATAGAGATCCTGCCTTATCTCACCTTTTCTTTGCATATGACCTTTTGGTTTTTTTGCAGAGCTGAAGATAAGGGTGTTGATTGTCTCAACCATGTCCTGGATAAATTCTGTCATTACTCAGGGCATCATGTTAATAGGTTGAAGACCCAAGTATTTTTCTCAAGGGATGTTTCGGAAGAAGTTGCTTCAAGGTTGAGTGCCAAACTTGGTTTTACTAAAGTGAACAATCTGGACAGGTATCTTGGTATACGCTTCTTTCATAATAGGGTGGGGATTGATACGTTTCAgtttctagttgataaagtccgAGCTAGACTTTTGAGATGCTCGGAAACTATTGTTGGTTGGCCGTCTTACTCTGGCAAAGAGTGTGCTAATTACGGTCCCCAATTATTTCATGGATACTGCTAGAATTCCAATGTCGTTCTACTATGAAATTGAAAAATTGGCTCAAAATTTTTTGTAGGGATCATCATCCTCAGAAAGAAAGGTGTATATGATAAACTGAGATGTTTATTGCACATCGAGTTTAAATGGGAGGCTTGGGATTAGAAGACTTCAGGATCAGAACAAACTATTCCTGTTAAAATTGGGTTTCAACCTGATGGCCAATACTGAggaataaatataattttcatggGATTTTGCCGAATGGCATTCAGCGTAGTAGTTGCTCCTACATCTGGCGAACCATAGCCAATGTTTAGGAGAGTGTAAAGAAGGGTCTCATCTAGGAGATTCGAGATGGTCGTCTGGTTAATTATTGGCTTCATCCTTGACTTAAAGAGTCGGGATCTTTAGCACAATATTACAAAGGTAACGGACCTATTCAGTTTTCCCTGCATGTTTGCGATGTTGTTAATACGGATTGTTCATGGAATGTGGTTTGGTTACAGTCGATTCTTCCTTGTGAGTTTGTGAAGCGGATAATGGGATGCGCACCATTGGTGGAAACTGCTGGGCAAGATTACTTAACATGGAGATGGATGTTGGGAGGTGTTTTCTCTATTGCAGGAACGTACAAGAATTTGCTTTCCCATAATgtctaaaagaaactcaaaagTGATTTCTTCACTTGGAAAGTTATGGCACCACAAAAAGTTCGTTTTTTTCTTTGGTTGCTCGTGGTAAACTCTTAACTAGTGAAGATCGTACAAGGCGAGGTATGTCCAATTATCCTTTTTGTGAACGCTATGGTTTGTGTATAGAATCTGTAATTCATGTAGTTCGAGATTGTGGATTTGCTCAAGCTGTTTGGAAATTGGTTGTCAAGTGGATTATTTGGAACATTAGAAATGTAGGAAAGTTCAATTTCCTACGTGGTAAGTGGGGTTCTTTCTATTTGATTGTTTGTTGGTTACTTTGGAAGAATCGAAATGATTTTATCTTCAATCATGCTAGTGGCAATAGCTATGATTTTATTTCTTCGACGGTCAATTAGACAGAGTCTTTGAACACTAAGGGTTTGGCTAAAGCTTGGACAACTAAATCCAGTTTGAGGGAGTGGTGGCAACTCCCAGACAACGAATGGGTTAAAGTTAACGTGGATGGCTTAGTTTCAAAGGTTAATTCGAGGACAATCTTAGGTGGAGCGATAAGAGACCTAATGGGGGTTAGCTTGTCGGATTTAAAATGGTAATACAATTGACTGATATTTTTAAAGTTGAAGCCAGAGCAATACGTGAAGGTTTAATGTTAGTTTGGGCATGGAGTTTTTGTAAGGTGGAATTTTTGTAAGGTGGAAGTGAAGAGTAATAATATCCTTTTAGTTGACATCTTACAAAATGGATTAGTTGAAAACAATAGTGTTGCTGAAGTTAAAATGATTCATTCTTGAGCTTAAAAAATTAACAAGTAAAGATTAGGCTTATCTCTAGAGATTTTAACAAAGTTGCTAACTCTATGACAAAGGAGGCTAGATATAGTCTAGATCAATTGTCTATCTTTTATGACTCACTTATTGTAGTGtgatagattttaaaaatacacaTACATCACGCGTTATCTGCGAAAGCGGTTGTTAATTAAGCTAATTACTCCTTTAGCCTAAGTTATTTTTTCTTAccaaaaaaaatctcattatatTCTCTCTGGATCGCTCTCTCTCACTTTCGCAGTAATTAGTTGGTGTGAAGTTTGGTTTTTGTCTTTGAGTATAAggtaatttatattttctttcaatttttttataaaaaagaattGTTTTTGAATCATTTGTCACAGTTCTCAACTGTCTCTCCGTGTTCATCTCGTGTTGTTAAACACCCAGAATCAacgaataatttaaaaaaaaaaaacaaaaatcataaacctttgcttttcttttcactttcttcGTTTATATCGAACCCAGAGAAcccttttttcttttcactctttttactactttgttttttctttatgTTGCTTGTTTTATTCGATCTTGATCGTAGGGATCTCGAGTGTTAGATTACTTGAAGAGTTTATTAAAGGGGTGGCATTTTCAGTGGTGGTGGATTTGAAGTTAGGTTATTGGTGGATAATATAaacttcttttacttttttttgaagTTAAGATTTTtgtgtgagtttttttttttttgggggggggagaAGGAGGGGGTGTTAAGTTAAACAATGTTGAACTTAACTGCTGGGTTGTGAAGTACTATGGAAGTGGTTGTTGTACGGCTACAAGATGACGCTTTACATTGGTCGCGAAGCTTCGAAGGTGTGTGTGTTTGCCTCCTTTTCTATTCGAGAAATGGAAATTTGTTTAGGgattttgatttgatatttgggttgtttttcttttgtttcttctaGTTATGGAAGAGAATTTGTGCAGAGACAGCTACAGAGATCAATCTTCTTCTAGACAATTGGAAATACGTTCTTGCTGGTCTCTTTTTTCaggtttcattttgttttttcatCTTAATTcaatatctaaaaaaaaaaaagaagaagcatttTTAGTAGTGGAAAGCAAGCATTTTGTTTTAATGGAGATGCTTATTTTGATGAAAAGAAGTAGGTTCTGGTGAACTGTTAGTGATCGTGGTTTCTTATTTAGAGAACTCAAGCTTATGCTTTTAGCATAAGATAATTCTTCTATCATGGTTCATACAGATTGTTTGAGCTCAAGTATGTTACTTTACATTGCTTCTCAAAAGGATTTTTCATCCAAGCTTTGTTTAGTGTTTACATCTTCCTAAATTTGAAGTATGCTTAACTTATGGTTCTTTTATAACTTGAACATTTAGTAGGCTGTTGCTTTTGTTTTGGGTCTGAAATGTGCATTTACTTTCTACAATGCAGTACATTCATGGTCTAGCTGCTCATGGAGTTCATTATCTACACCGGCCAGGGCCGACACTTCAGGATCTTGGATACTTCCTTCTTCCAGTAAGAacaagtttcttttatttttgctcTTTGCTTACATATATTATGTGTCTCTTATTTGATGAAATGCATAAATTTAGGAGCTTGGGCAAGATAAAGCCTACATCAGTGAGATGGTCTTCACCTTTGTTTTTTTATCATTTGCCTTGGTAAGGTTATTCTGTTACTTCTCTATTGATAATTCCATTAGTTTTATTCAGTTCTTACATTTTTACTACATATATTAAGGATCTTTTAATTTCAGTTCTATTGGCATTTTTCATGTCTCTAGTTCTAACATGTGAATTGTTATTTGCAGTGGACTTGCATCCTTTCATCTTCAAGAGCAAAAAGATCTATACTGTTCTAGTTTGGTGCAGGGTGCTAGCATTTTTAGTTGTGGGTGTTGATACTTAAGTGTTCCAGTTCTTTTTTAGATTTCCTTCCGTCATATTATGGTAATGTATGTTACCGTGGTTAAGTGAGAATCAACTTTGATAAATCATGCAACCTTAAgctatttttaagtaatttaattacagattgttttctttgtttatttatttgctgCAGGCTTCTCAGATTCTTCGAATCATCACATTCTATTCTACTCAGCTTCCTGGACCAAATTATCATTGCCGAGAGGTATAGACTTAAAATTATGTGTGTATTGGCTCTCGACTTTATGCTTACATTTTGAAATGGtattcttttattaatttgtttCTGCACTGAACATTTGTTCTCTAAGAGTTAACATAAgaaatgaaaattgatttttaagacCATTTACTAAACATCATGTTTTTTGCAGGGTTCGAAGCTGGCCAGGTTGCCAAAGCCGAGTAATGTGCAAGAAGTCCTCTTAATTAATTGTATGTATTCTTATTTTACCGTAGATTTCAGTTTACCGCCTTTAAGGATATAAAAATGTTTTCTGAATAAGTTTTTTGGATCTTTTGCTTGTCATATGTTTGCAGTTCCTCAAGGCGTAGTTTATGGTTGTGGCGACTTGATTTTTTCGTCACACATGATCTTCACCCTGGTCTTTGTGCTCACCTATCAGAAATATGGCACACGAAGGTAAAGCATGGCTACTATTCTTGCTTGCTCTATTGACATGCGTGTGTAGACAATTTGATGGGTTTCTGATGGTATATTGTTGTACAATTGCAGGTGTATAAAGCAATGTGCTTGgttgctagcaataattcaaagTCTGTTGATTGTAGCATCCCGCAAACATTACACGGTTGACATAGCTGTTGCATGGTATGAACTGTGATGTATACATTCAGAATTTctatttgataattaaaatgtTAGTTTCAATTTAGTTTACTATTGTATGATTTTTCTGCAGGTATACTGTTAATTTAGTGGTATTCTTTGTAAACAAGAAACTTCCAGGTTAGAATGTTTTGAAACCATATTTTAATTCATCCCCCAATTATTGAGGTATAAGCCTTGTTAGCAGTTCTAACACTCTATGATATTACTGCAGAACTGCCTGACAGAAGCAATGGAAATTCACCCGTTTTGCTACCATTGAGCACCAAAGACAAGGATAGTAAGACCAAAGAAGAGAATCACAAGCTCTTGAATGGGAATTCTGTAGACCATGCAGATTGGCCGTAGTAGTTTAACTTGCGGGCCAGATTCTGGAAAATGCCAATGGAATCCATGTTGCTTGGATGATGGGAGCTGCTTGAATCCTTGTGATTTGTATTATTAGAAAAACAGAAATTTGAGTAGTACATTGTGCAGTGCTCTGTGTCTTTGCTTAAAAACATCAGCCATCAATCATCATCAGCATGCAACATGTATCATGGAAGTTCCCGAGTTCCTATCACAGCTGTCATCTCTTTCTCATGTTGATAAAGCCCTCATTTACTGTACCTGTTGGAATACCGATTCTTCTCTCAACATTGTGTGAAATggtgaaaattttaattgtagGTCTCTCGATGCCGAAGGCTATTGAGATAAACTAGTTTTTAAAGTGagaatttaaatgttttatatttcaTTTCAAGACAGGATTGCAGGTGGGGGACTTAGAATATAAATACAATGAAAAGTAAAAAGGGGTAGGAATTGTGGCCCGTTGATGTTGCTTTGAAACTATGATTCCTCCAAGCAAAAAAAGGCTGAAGTTGACAGGATCTAGCACATGGCATTCCCATTTTTTCTTGCTGTTTTCATGTGCTGGTTTCCTGGCCCttccttttttttatactttGGAAATGCTTCTTTTTTTCCTTATATAACTAAGCCAGGCTGTCTGGTATAATTTGCATTTATAAACAAAAAGATTGATGGTATATTACCAATACCATTAATCGTTAATGGTTCTTTTTCTAACATGATAGCAAGCATATAGCCCTTAGTGAACTCCAATCATATAAAGATATTATTCCTCAAACCAAAATTTACGTATCAAAGCTAATCGATTATGACAAGACCAAGACCGGTAACTTGGTCACAGGGGAGCTGAGGCAGGAGCAACACCGAACAATGACCCTGATTCACTAGAAACCGGACCAGGGGCAGCACCGGAGCTCAAGAGCTCCATCATCGTACGCCGAGGGTCTGTGCGCTGAGCCTCACAGAGATCTGCCAGAAGCACTCCTACACGTGTAGAATATACATTAACTTTCATTCCTGGTAGAATTTATTCCTTTGATTGAATCACAAGCAAAGCAGTTACTTCCACGTACGtgtaaaaacatgcatgaaaaaGTGGAAAGCAAGATACCTTCACCGGCGGCCAAATTGAAGTAAAGGTCGACAATGTTGGGGCAGTATTGGTAGCAAGCCGGGGAGCAAAGCTTGGCAGTGAATTGTGGTTCGATAAGGGAATCGGATGAAAAACCGGTGGAAGTTCTATCAACCCCACAAGCACGTACACATTCATCGCTTTCGATATATTCGGCCATCGACACCACCACCACCTCCGAAGTTCGGCATTCGTAGCCGTCTTTCTTCACCGATGTTTCCAACAAACATCTCTTCCCAGATGTTGCTATCGAAAACGCACACACATCCTTTGGCAAATCCTCGCAAATAATCTCagctacaaaaaaaaaaaaaaacccaattatGTAACATGAATATTAAAGTTGCCTTTAAAAATAAATGTGAAGATTAACGTACCTAGGGAAGAATGGAGCAAAAGAGAAGAAAGGAAGAGAAACAAGAGGGATTTGAAAGAAGCCATAGTTAAAGTGATAATATCCAAGCTAGATTGTTGTGAGGCAGGTAGAGTGATAGGTAGATTATATACAAATGAATGAAATGGGAAGTCTATGGAACCAATAGGGTTCTTTAACTTAGCctctagtttattttaatttgggttcTTAATTAGCTTACAAGTTACAAACAAAGAATTGAGCTTTATCATTGAAGACGCCATTGCCGTTTACCAGTCTCTCTTTCGCTCTCCCCTCTTAGGATTCTTTAGTTTTAATCTTCGTTTTcaatattataaaatcatatctttatTTGTTCTTTTCGTTGATTTTAGTTTATGAGTCGATTCTTTTCTTTGTTTGGTACTTAAACACGTGTTTGTTCGACAGTAATATCGTCATCACCTTTTTTCTGTCTTAGTCTCTAAGGATGTCTTAGGTTCTAAAACTCTGTTTCCTAAGGACTAATTGTAGCACATCAGTAAAAGCCAGAGACAGATTCTTTGTTAATTACAAGAGATTACTTGTTTAACTTATTTAGGGTTTGTGCTAGTTTGAGTTTGGGTAGTTCTGAATTCTGATTCTTGGCTTTTTATTGTTGTTGAGGATGAATTTCTTCGGGAGAAATATTTAGAGTGTCGTCTATTGGATAGTCTATTAGTAGGAATTTTGCCTCTCCTACTCTGTCAAGAGTCATTGTATCATTGTGTCGTGAACGATTGACTACTTGATAAACTTAGTTCACAGATCTATCAACCAAGGCGCTCCGAACTTAAGTGGTACTATAGTTATAAATAAGTGGATTACAAACCCTGAGTTAGTGGTTCGAGTGTCCTGCATACAAGTGAACTCCATAATTATTACATGTACTATATTAATTTCTCTCTCCTAAATTTTGTCAGTCCATCAATCGAGACATTCTCAACTTTGCGAACCAAGCTCATTAAGCAACTACTCATGACATGATGGCTCTCATAGGATATGAAAAATAAAACCC
It includes:
- the LOC107941691 gene encoding uncharacterized protein isoform X1; its protein translation is MAKVLDDAESWRPSQFLTDDEFGFGLNSPVESVVGSTETDSDEEDYLAELTRRMAHSTLRNSHAFASQYSKGWVLPSSPESTLCALRSGCGCKQGSIHGSFNCQSRVSSPLGRRDYAAVAGEVASMRENRESSYGGFTNRSLLGPPARKSIDVSGFYPSHQSLSQHNLQASQVQQLKQQQLMKQLKHQHQYQQNYSHVFQNKGRNSNNNRPLGMSPSAWPPLQPQNGSGMRAVFLGNPNGKKECTGTGVFLPRHIGNPSESNKKPACSTVLLPARVVQALNLNLDEIGARPNLHPGFNTSFTADNDAAALKLRSGGTGNVFSSKKQHNSRPQQGINREVQLPQDWTY
- the LOC107941691 gene encoding uncharacterized protein isoform X2 gives rise to the protein MAKVLDDAESWRPSQFLTDDEFGFGLNSPVESVVGSTETDSDEEDYLAELTRRMAHSTLRNSHAFASQYSKGWVLPSSPESTLCALRSGCGCKQGSIHGSFNCQSRVSSPLGRRDYAAVAGEVASMRENRESSYGGFTNRSLLGPPARKSIDVSGFYPSHQSLSQHNLQVQQLKQQQLMKQLKHQHQYQQNYSHVFQNKGRNSNNNRPLGMSPSAWPPLQPQNGSGMRAVFLGNPNGKKECTGTGVFLPRHIGNPSESNKKPACSTVLLPARVVQALNLNLDEIGARPNLHPGFNTSFTADNDAAALKLRSGGTGNVFSSKKQHNSRPQQGINREVQLPQDWTY
- the LOC107898844 gene encoding LOW QUALITY PROTEIN: phosphatidylinositol:ceramide inositolphosphotransferase 1 (The sequence of the model RefSeq protein was modified relative to this genomic sequence to represent the inferred CDS: inserted 1 base in 1 codon); the encoded protein is MTLYIGREASKLWKRICAETATEINLLLDNWKYVLAGLFFQYIHGLAAHGVHYLHRPGPTLQDLGYFLLPELGQDKAYISEMVFTFVFLSFALWTXHPFIFKSKKIYTVLVWCRVLAFLVASQILRIITFYSTQLPGPNYHCREGSKLARLPKPSNVQEVLLINFPQGVVYGCGDLIFSSHMIFTLVFVLTYQKYGTRRCIKQCAWLLAIIQSLLIVASRKHYTVDIAVAWYTVNLVVFFVNKKLPELPDRSNGNSPVLLPLSTKDKDSKTKEENHKLLNGNSVDHADWP
- the LOC107898069 gene encoding uncharacterized protein; protein product: MASFKSLLFLFLSSLLLHSSLAEIICEDLPKDVCAFSIATSGKRCLLETSVKKDGYECRTSEVVVVSMAEYIESDECVRACGVDRTSTGFSSDSLIEPQFTAKLCSPACYQYCPNIVDLYFNLAAGEGVLLADLCEAQRTDPRRTMMELLSSGAAPGPVSSESGSLFGVAPASAPL